Genomic DNA from Rhodoferax mekongensis:
CGCTGCATCACATGGCTGCGATTGGGCAGGCCGGTCAGGGAGTCGTGCCGGGCGAGGTACTGCGAGTGGTCTTGCGCATGTTTGATGGCGGTGACATCGACTTCGCTCATGAGCACTGCGTCGCGCCCGGTTACCGCATCGCGGCACAGGCGGACCGACACCTCGTGCCAGCGCAGATTGCGGGTGGTGTGGGCGGGCAGTGTCAGTGTGGCTTCACCATGCAGTTCCAGCATGGCCAGCATGCGCTCCAGCGCTTCCATGTCCTGAAAGCGCTCGGCCATGCGCATGTTGAGGTTGGGCACCGATTCGCGCGCAGCCGGGTTACGGTAGAGCACCACGCCTTCCCGGTCATACAGCGTGATCATCACATCGGTGTGCAGCAGGGCCTCTACCGAGCGCAGTGCCTCGGGACGGTCCGGCTCAATGATGCGGCTTTCGCACAGTATGGCCATGCGCCCGTCTGTCAGGCGGATGCCGCTGAGCTGCATGTTCATGGACACCGGTACGCCGGCGGGGTAGATGGTCCACTGCTCGCTGAAGCTGGCGCCGTGCTGCGCAAAGTCGCTTTGGTATTGCCGCAGCCGTTTGGCAACCGAGGCGGACATGTCCGCCCCCATATCGCGGCTGCACAGCTCGGGCAGTCCCTGCGCGCGCCAGAGGGTGAGTGCCGCATCGTTGGCCCAGTGCACCCGGCTCTTGTCGATGTCGAACACCCAGATCGGCAGGCTGATGCGCTCCAGCAAGCGGAAGTGCTGCCTGCGTGCCTCCAGCTCTTCGCTTGTCAGCATAGTGGTTCCCTGTTGTTGGCTCGTATCTTAGAGGAGGGGCATCAGGGCAGCTGGCGGGTGAATACTTTGGAGCGCAAGGCTTGTAAATCCAAGACACGCAGTCCGCCGTATTCCACCTTGATGAAGCCTTGCGCCTCCAGGGCGTTGAGTGCTTCATTGACCCGTTGGCGCGAGAGGCCGGCCAGGTACGCCAGCTCCTGCTGGGTGATGCGCAGCACCTCCCCGACGCCGGGGTACAGCACGGGGTTGAACAGCGAGGCCAGACTGCGGGCGACCCGGATGTCGGGGTTGGTCATGCGGTCGATTTCGCGTGCAGCGATGAACTGACCCAGACGCTCATTGAGCTGGTTCATCACAAAGCGGTTGAAAGCAATCGAGTGGTCCAGTAGCCAATGAAAGGTATCCACATGCAAACCGGCGACCAGGCTCTTGCGCAGGGCCTGAATGTTGTAACGGTAGGTCTCGCGCTTGAGTGCAGTGCCCTCACCGAACCAACCTCCGGGCGGAACACCGGTGAAGGTCATGGTCTGGCCTTCTGCGTTGTCAGTGCTCATCTTCAGCAGGCCGTCAATCACGCCGAACCAGTAGGTCACCGGGCGCCCCATGCGGCACATGTATTCGCCCGGTGCGGCCTCTGCAATGCGCAGGTCATCGACAGCGCGTTCCCGGTCGGTGGGGGCCAGCAAGTGCAGCCACGGAATGGCGTCCAACTCAGCGTCAGTCAGGGGGCGACGACGCTGGTGCAGCGTGGCGTCAGAGGCGTGTGCAGTGCGTGTGTGGGGCATGGTGAAAGCTTCATGTAACCCGCGTGTAAGTTGCCGTTCAGCGAAGGGAAAACACCTACCGAGATTCGTCTGAATTGTCGTCCAAACGACAACCTGACGTCAAACGCCGTCCTACCATTCGCCCCATACCAAAGTCCGCGACCAGCATGCAGCGGGCATAACGAGGTGACACGCAATGGGTACGCACACGACATTTCCGCAGCTTCTGCTGCAGCACGCGAGTCAGCGCCCGCAGGCCGCTGCCATGCGCGAAAAGGAATACGGCATCTGGCAATCACTGAGCTGGGGTGACCTGGCCGTGATGGTGGAGCATCTCGCCGCCGGGCTGCATCAAGCAGGTTTGCAGCGCGGTGACCACATGGTGGTAGTGGGCGCCAACCGCCCCCGCCTGTACGCCACCATGCTGGCCGTCCAAAGCCTGGGCGCTGTGCCTATTCCGCTCTACCAGGATGCTGCATCCCCTGAATGCGTGTTTCCTATCAATAACGCTGAAGTGCGCTTTGCATTCGCTGAAGACCAGGAGCAGGTCGACAAGCTGCTGGAGGTGCGCGACCAGTGCCCGCAGCTTCAGTACATTTACTTTGACGACCCCCGCGGCCTGCGCAATTACGACCAGCCCGGACTTGCCGCGGTGGATGAGCTGTTGGCTGCGGGCAAAGCGTTTGCCGGACTGCACCCCGCTTTTTTCAAGAGCGAGGTGGGGAAGATAGTGCACTCCGATGTCGCGGCCATGTTCTTTACTTCGGGCACCACCGGCAACCCCAAGGGCGTGGTGCATACGCACGACTCCTTGCTCAACCGGGCACGTGCAGGCGCTGAGTTCGACAAGCTCACGAGTGCCGAGGAAGTGCTGGCGTACATGCCCCCCGCATGGATCGGCCAGAACATCTTCAGCTACGCCCAGTGGTTGTCCTGTGGCTATGTGGTGAATTGCCCTGAGAGCAGCGCGACGGCCACTATCGATCTGAAAGAAATCGGCCCGACCTATTACTTTGCGCCGCCAAGGGTGTTTGAGGGCATGCTCACCAGCGTGATGATCCGCATGGAAGATGCGGGCCGCATCAAGCGCAACATGTTCCATTACTTCATGAACGTGGCCAAGCGTGTGGGCCCCGCGTTGATGGATGGGCTGGAGGTGTCGGGTGCAGACCGCGCCTTGTATGCCCTGGGCAATGTGTTTGTGTATGGCCCCTTGCGAAACACCCTGGGTCTCAGCCGCGTGCGCGTGGCCTATACCGCCGGTGAAGCCATCGGCCCGGACCTGTTTACCTTCTACCGCTCCATCGGCATCAACCTCAAGCAGCTCTATGGCTCGACCGAGACCGCAGTGTTTGTGTGCCTGCAGCCGGACAACCAGGCCCGCGCCGACACGGTGGGCATTCCCTGCGAAGGCGTGGAGATCAAGGTGGCTGAGAACGGTGAGATCCTGGTCAAGTCGCCCGGCCTGCTCAAGGAGTACTACAAGAATCCAGCGGCGACTGCCGAGGTGTTGACGGCTGACGGCTGGTACCACACCAGTGACGCAGGCTTCATCGATTCGCACGGCCACCTGAAGATCATCGACCGCGTCAAAGACGTGGGCCGCCTCAAAGGCGGTGCGTTCAACGATGCGATGTTTGCTCCCAAGTACGTGGAGAACAAGCTCAAGTTCTTCCAGCACATCAAGGAAGTGGTGGCTTATGGCGATGGCCGAGAGAAGGTATGTGTGCTCATCAACATCGACTTTGATGCCGTAGGCAACTGGGCTGAGCGCCGCAATCTGCCGTATGCCGGCTACACCGATCTGGCCCAGAAGCCACAGGTGTACGACCTGATCAAAGAGTGCGTGGAGAAGGTCAATGCCGACCTGAGCGAGGATGCGCTGCTTGCTGGCAGCCAGATCAGCCGCTTCCTGGTGCTGCACAAAGAGCTGGATGCAGACGATGGTGAATTGACCCGCACCAACAAGGTCCGCCGCGGCTTTATTGCTGAGAAGTACCAGGTGTTGGTGGATGCACTGTACGAGGGCAAGACCAGCCAGTTCATCGAGACCGTGGTGAAGTTTGAAGACGGCCGCACCGGCAGCGTCAGCGCCACGCTGCGCATCGAAGACACCAAAACCCTTGCCCCCGTAAAGGCTGCAGCATGAGCGATAAAAAGATCGGCGACGTCATTCTGGACGTCAAAAACATATCCTTGCGTTTCGGTGGCTTGAAGGCGCTGACCGACATCAGCTTCGATGTGCGGGAACATGAGATTCGCGCCATCATCGGCCCCAACGGCGCCGGCAAAAGCTCGATGCTGAACTGCATCAACGGGGTCTACTCCCCGCAGGAAGGGGCCATCACTTTCCGCGGGCAGCAGTTCAAGCACATGGACAGCCACCAAGTGGCCACCATGGGCATAGGCCGCACCTTTCAGAACCTAGCCTTGTTCAAGGGCATGAGCGTGCTGGACAACATCATGTCCGGGCGCAACCTCAAGATCAAAAGCAACATCCTGATGCAGGCCCTGCGCATCGGCCCGGCCGAGCGGGAAGAGATCCAGCACCGCGAGGCGGTGGAGCGCATCATCGATTTCCTGGAAATCCAGGCCTACCGCAAGACGCCTGTGGGTCAGCTGCCTTACGGCCTGCAAAAGCGGGTCGACTTGGGTCGCGCGCTGGCGATGGAACCCCAAGTGCTGTTGCTCGATGAGCCCATGGCCGGCATGAACGTCGAAGAGAAGCAGGACATGTGCCGCTTCGTGCTCGATGTGAATGATGAGTTCGGCACGACGGTAGTGTTGATCGAGCACGACATGGGCGTGGTGATGGACATCAGCGACCGCGTGGTGGTGCTGGACTACGGCAAAAAAATCGGCGATGGCACCCCGGACGAAGTGCGCAACAACGCAGACGTGATTAGCGCCTACCTCGGCACCAGCCACTGAAAGAAAACACCATGGCTTTTTTCCTTGAAACCTTACTCGGCGGCCTGATGGCCGGCATGTTGTATTCGCTGGTCGCACTGGGCTTTGTGCTGATTTTCAAAGCCTCAGGCGTCTTTAACTTTGCCCAAGGTGCGATGGTGCTGTTTGCCGCTTTGGCGATGGCGCGCTTCGCGGAATGGATTCCGGTGTATCTGGGCATCACTTCCCCGGTGGCGGCCAACGTGCTGGCCTTTGTGGGTGCGGGCGTTGTGATGTTTGTGGTGGCCTGGATCATTGAGCGCCTGGTATTGCGCCATCTGGTGAATCAGGAAGGCACCACCTTGCTGATGGCCACCCTGGGTATCACTTACTTCATGGAAGGGCTGGGCCAAAGCATCTTCGGCAGCAGCATCTACAAGATCGATATCGGCATGCCCAAGGACCCGGTGATGATTCTGGAGAGTACCTTTGAAGGCGGCATCCTGATCAACAAGGAAGACTTTTATGCCGCCATCATCGCTGCTGCACTGGTGGCCCTGCTGAGCGTGTTTTTCCAGAAAACAGCAACGGGCCGCGCCCTGCGCGCCGTGGCGGATGACCACCAGGCGGCGCAGTCCATCGGTATTCCACTCAACCGCATCTGGGTCATCGTCTGGTGCGTGGCCGGTGTGGTGGCCCTTGTGGCCGGAATGATCTGGGGCAGCAAGCTGGGCGTGCAGTTTTCACTGACTACCGTGGCCTTGCGTGCGCTGCCGGTGGTGATTCTGGGGGGGCTCACCTCGGTACCCGGTGCGATCGTGGGCGGCTTGATCATCGGCGTGGGCGAAAAGCTGTCCGAGGTGTACCTCGGGCCTTATGTGGGTGGCGGTATTGAAATCTGGTTCGCCTATGTGTTGGCGCTGGGCTTCCTGCTGATCCGGCCCCAAGGCTTGTTCGGCGAAAAAATTATTGACCGCGTATGACTTTCAATTTGCATCCATCTCTGCGCTCCATCGCGCTCATTCGGTGGCAGGGCGGTAGTGCGCTTTGCGTAGGTCAAGGAGGAGCCCGCAAAGCGGGCGGAGGACACGGAGCAAAGTGCGCTGCCGTCCTGACACTCAGCCAAAAGACTGCGAGATAAAAAATGTTCTACAGAGAAAACGGCCAATTCAAAACCACCTACCGTGCGGACCAGCAGATATTTCCCATTCTGCAAGACCGCATGGCCATCGTGGCCCTGTTGCTGGTGGGCTTTGCGCTGGTGCCCATGTTGGCCAGCGACTACCTGTTCCGGGCGATTCTGATTCCCTTTTTGATCTTTTCACTGGCCGCTGTCGGCGTGAATATTCTGGTGGGCTTCTGCGGCCAGATTTCGCTGGGTTCCGGCGCTTTCATGGCGGTAGGGGCCTACGCGGCCTACAACTTCTTTGTACGCATTGAGGGCATGCCTTTGTTGGTCGCGCTGCTGCTGGGTGGCGTGAGCTCCATGCTGTTCGGCATGGTTTTCGGGCTGCCCAGTTTGCGCGTCAAGGGCTTGTATCTCGCGGTGGCCACGCTGGCGGCGCAGTTTTTTGCGGACTGGATGTTCTTGCGCATTCAGTGGTTCACCAACAACTCGCCGTCTGGCTCGGTGTCGGTATCCAACTTGCAGGTATTCGGCCTCTCGCTGGAGTCTCCCATGGCCAAGTACCTTTTTTGCCTGACGCTGCTGGTGCTGATTGCCTTGCTGGCCAAAAACCTGGTGCGTGGTGCCGTGGGGCGTGAGTGGATGGCGATCCGCGATATGGACGTGGCGGCTGCGGTGATCGGCATTCGCCCCATGTACGCCAAGCTGAGCGCGTTTGCCGT
This window encodes:
- a CDS encoding Crp/Fnr family transcriptional regulator: MPHTRTAHASDATLHQRRRPLTDAELDAIPWLHLLAPTDRERAVDDLRIAEAAPGEYMCRMGRPVTYWFGVIDGLLKMSTDNAEGQTMTFTGVPPGGWFGEGTALKRETYRYNIQALRKSLVAGLHVDTFHWLLDHSIAFNRFVMNQLNERLGQFIAAREIDRMTNPDIRVARSLASLFNPVLYPGVGEVLRITQQELAYLAGLSRQRVNEALNALEAQGFIKVEYGGLRVLDLQALRSKVFTRQLP
- a CDS encoding AMP-dependent synthetase/ligase; amino-acid sequence: MGTHTTFPQLLLQHASQRPQAAAMREKEYGIWQSLSWGDLAVMVEHLAAGLHQAGLQRGDHMVVVGANRPRLYATMLAVQSLGAVPIPLYQDAASPECVFPINNAEVRFAFAEDQEQVDKLLEVRDQCPQLQYIYFDDPRGLRNYDQPGLAAVDELLAAGKAFAGLHPAFFKSEVGKIVHSDVAAMFFTSGTTGNPKGVVHTHDSLLNRARAGAEFDKLTSAEEVLAYMPPAWIGQNIFSYAQWLSCGYVVNCPESSATATIDLKEIGPTYYFAPPRVFEGMLTSVMIRMEDAGRIKRNMFHYFMNVAKRVGPALMDGLEVSGADRALYALGNVFVYGPLRNTLGLSRVRVAYTAGEAIGPDLFTFYRSIGINLKQLYGSTETAVFVCLQPDNQARADTVGIPCEGVEIKVAENGEILVKSPGLLKEYYKNPAATAEVLTADGWYHTSDAGFIDSHGHLKIIDRVKDVGRLKGGAFNDAMFAPKYVENKLKFFQHIKEVVAYGDGREKVCVLINIDFDAVGNWAERRNLPYAGYTDLAQKPQVYDLIKECVEKVNADLSEDALLAGSQISRFLVLHKELDADDGELTRTNKVRRGFIAEKYQVLVDALYEGKTSQFIETVVKFEDGRTGSVSATLRIEDTKTLAPVKAAA
- a CDS encoding ABC transporter ATP-binding protein, which produces MSDKKIGDVILDVKNISLRFGGLKALTDISFDVREHEIRAIIGPNGAGKSSMLNCINGVYSPQEGAITFRGQQFKHMDSHQVATMGIGRTFQNLALFKGMSVLDNIMSGRNLKIKSNILMQALRIGPAEREEIQHREAVERIIDFLEIQAYRKTPVGQLPYGLQKRVDLGRALAMEPQVLLLDEPMAGMNVEEKQDMCRFVLDVNDEFGTTVVLIEHDMGVVMDISDRVVVLDYGKKIGDGTPDEVRNNADVISAYLGTSH
- a CDS encoding branched-chain amino acid ABC transporter permease — encoded protein: MAFFLETLLGGLMAGMLYSLVALGFVLIFKASGVFNFAQGAMVLFAALAMARFAEWIPVYLGITSPVAANVLAFVGAGVVMFVVAWIIERLVLRHLVNQEGTTLLMATLGITYFMEGLGQSIFGSSIYKIDIGMPKDPVMILESTFEGGILINKEDFYAAIIAAALVALLSVFFQKTATGRALRAVADDHQAAQSIGIPLNRIWVIVWCVAGVVALVAGMIWGSKLGVQFSLTTVALRALPVVILGGLTSVPGAIVGGLIIGVGEKLSEVYLGPYVGGGIEIWFAYVLALGFLLIRPQGLFGEKIIDRV
- a CDS encoding branched-chain amino acid ABC transporter permease, whose amino-acid sequence is MFYRENGQFKTTYRADQQIFPILQDRMAIVALLLVGFALVPMLASDYLFRAILIPFLIFSLAAVGVNILVGFCGQISLGSGAFMAVGAYAAYNFFVRIEGMPLLVALLLGGVSSMLFGMVFGLPSLRVKGLYLAVATLAAQFFADWMFLRIQWFTNNSPSGSVSVSNLQVFGLSLESPMAKYLFCLTLLVLIALLAKNLVRGAVGREWMAIRDMDVAAAVIGIRPMYAKLSAFAVSSFIVGVAGALWGFIYLGAWEPAAFSVDQSFRLLFMVIIGGMGSIMGSFFGAAFIVVLPIFLSQFLPALAGLFGFEISTAAVSHAELMVFGGLIVWFLIVEPHGLAKLWSIGKQKLRLWPFPH